The following are encoded in a window of Castanea sativa cultivar Marrone di Chiusa Pesio chromosome 5, ASM4071231v1 genomic DNA:
- the LOC142633561 gene encoding pentatricopeptide repeat-containing protein At3g16010 — translation MARMIVGSIASKRSISTLSHLCERIKQTENEIVQMFQLSTPKDEMHNLPMRGKLPRRDPTVRTLDERFIRILKIFKWGPDAEKALEVLKLRVDHRLVREVLKIDVEVNVKIQFFKWAGKRRNFEHDSTTYMALIHCLDEAGIIGEMWKTVQEMVRSTCILGPGELSEIVKVLGKAKMVNKALSVFYQIKGRKCKPTANTYNTMILMLMQEGHHEKVHELYNEMCNEGNCFPDTVTYSALISTFGKLGREDSAIRLFDEMKENGLQPTAKIYTTLLGIYFNLGSIEKALGLVQEMKEKGCAPTVFTYTELIKGLGKAQRIEEAYSIYLNMLKDGCKPDVVLINNMINILGRAGHLQDALKIFDEMESFQCKPNVVTYNTVIKALFESKAPASEASLWFEKMKANGIAPSSYTYSILIDGFCKTNRVEKALLLLEEMDEKGFPPSPAAYCSLIDSLGKARRYEAANELFQELKENCGRSSARVYAVMIKHFGKCGRLSEAVDLFNEMKILGCIPDVYAYNALMSGMVRAGMIDEAHSLLRTMEENGCNPDLNSHNIILYGLSRTGGPKRAMEMFTKMMHSKNKPDAVSYNTLLGCLSRSGMFEEAAKLMKEMNSKGFKYDLITYSSILEAVGKVDDVCDPITS, via the exons ATGGCAAGGATGATTGTTGGATCAATTGCTTCAAAGCGATCTATATCTACTTTATCTCATCTCTGCGAAAGAATTAAACAAACAG AGAATGAGATTGTTCAAATGTTTCAATTATCTACTCCGAAAGATGAAATGCACAACTTGCCCATGAGGGGAAAGCTACCAAGGAGGGACCCCACAGTTCGGACATTGGATGAGAGATTTATAAGGATTTTGAAGATATTCAAGTGGGGACCTGATGCAGAAAAGGCATTGGAAGTACTAAAGTTGAGAGTGGATCATCGCTTGGTACGTGAGGTTCTAAAGATAGATGTTGAGGTCAATGTTAAGATTCAGTTTTTCAAGTGGGCTGGGAAGAGGAGGAACTTTGAACATGACTCAACCACATACATGGCTTTAATCCATTGCTTGGACGAAGCTGGGATAATTGGTGAAATGTGGAAGACAGTTCAGGAGATGGTTAGGAGTACATGTATTCTTGGTCCAGGTGAATTATCTGAGATTGTGAAAGTCTTGGGTAAGGCTAAGATGGTTAACAAGGCGCTTTCTGTCTTCTACCAGATAAAAGGTCGCAAGTGCAAACCCACGGCAAACACTTACAATACCATGATCTTGATGCTGATGCAAGAAGGTCATCATGAAAAGGTCCATGAGCTCTACAATGAGATGTGCAATGAGGGAAATTGTTTCCCAGATACAGTGACGTATAGTGCACTTATATCAACATTTGGGAAACTAGGTCGTGAGGATTCTGCCATTAGGTTGTTTGATGAGATGAAGGAGAATGGCCTACAGCCCACTGCAAAGATTTATACAACATTGTTGggaatttatttcaatttaggTAGCATAGAGAAAGCTTTGGGTCTAGTCCAGGAGATGAAAGAAAAAGGGTGTGCTCCAACTGTGTTCACTTACACAGAATTGATAAAGGGGCTTGGGAAAGCTCAGAGGATTGAAGAGGCTTACAGTATATATTTGAATATGCTCAAAGACGGTTGTAAGCCGGATGTTGTGCTCATAAACAATATGATAAACATTTTGGGAAGAGCAGGTCATTTGCAAGATGCTCTTAAGATTTTTGATGAAATGGAGTCTTTTCAGTGCAAACCAAATGTTGTGACGTATAACACTGTAATAAAAGCTTTATTTGAATCCAAAGCTCCAGCTTCTGAGGCTTCTTTATGgtttgagaaaatgaaggcaAATGGCATTGCTCCCAGCTCATATACATATTCAATTCTTATTGATGGTTTTTGCAAAACTAATAGAGTTGAGAAAGCTTTATTGCTTCTTGAAGAGATGGATGAAAAGGGTTTTCCTCCTAGTCCAGCTGCCTATTGCAGCCTGATAGATAGTCTTGGAAAAGCAAGACGGTATGAAGCTGCAAATGAGTTATTTCAAGAATTGAAAGAGAACTGTGGTCGTTCAAGTGCTCGGGTGTATGCTGTAATGATCAAGCACTTTGGAAAATGTGGGCGTTTAAGTGAAGCTGTAGATCTTTTTAATGAGATGAAGATACTTGGATGCATTCCTGATGTTTATGCTTATAATGCGCTCATGTCAGGGATGGTAAGGGCTGGCATGATAGATGAAGCTCATTCCTTGCTTAGAACCATGGAAGAAAATGGTTGCAATCCGGACTTAAACTCGCATAATATCATTCTATATGGTTTGTCTAGAACTGGTGGCCCAAAGCGGGCTATGGAGATGTTTACAAAGATGATGCATTCAAAGAATAAGCCAGATGCAGTTTCTTATAACACTCTTCTTGGCTGTCTCAGCCGATCTGGTATGTTTGAGGAAGCTGCTAAGCTGATGAAAGAAATGAATTCAAAAGGTTTTAAATATGATCTCATCACTTACTCATCAATACTTGAGGCGGTTGGTAAGGTCGATGATgtttgtgatcccatcacatcGTGA
- the LOC142636995 gene encoding uncharacterized protein LOC142636995, which yields MDDTEDDARYPPNPYAVNYQQGYGSSSRQKLSVRNAPYSRPVGNQYVDEEDDMDEDDEEELGEEEETDDLNNGFRNVHKDLMDDDEDEEEDEEEEDEDDDKQKSFSQRIEDVDLERHPKKRKLKSLVSSYEFAPRVPPPSAAAPPPAAPKPSFGGRNSLTDWTERETFVLLDAWGDRFLHRGRKSLRSEEWQEVAEKVSEISKIERTDTQCRNRLDTLKKKYKKEKMRMAETGDAMSKWVYFKKMDVLLSSPPQQAGLSCGMDSGEYVFMNPKVYLNRANGLDEMRDSPGNSEPTDREEDDSDGLPPKKRKFGRVNDEGSSFRLLADSIHKFSEIYEKIETNKRQQLVELEKMRMDFHRELEMQKRQILERAQTEIAKIRQGDDEENDISAENASG from the coding sequence ATGGATGACACTGAGGATGATGCAAGGTATCCTCCAAACCCCTATGCTGTGAATTACCAGCAGGGTTATGGTTCCTCGAGTCGCCAGAAACTCTCTGTTCGGAATGCTCCATATTCTCGGCCAGTTGGTAATCAATATGTTGATGAGGAGGATGATATGGATGAAGATGACGAAGAAGAATTGGGAGAGGAGGAAGAGACTGATGATCTGAATAATGGTTTTCGTAATGTGCATAAAGATTTGATGGATGATGATGAGGACGAAGAGGAggatgaggaggaggaggatgaagatgatgataagCAGAAAAGTTTTAGTCAAAGGATTGAAGATGTTGATTTGGAAAGGCACCCAAAAAAGCGGAAGTTGAAGAGTTTGGTTTCTAGTTACGAATTTGCTCCTCGTGTACCTCCACCATCGGCTGCAGCCCCGCCTCCCGCAGCTCCAAAACCATCGTTTGGTGGCCGTAATTCACTAACTGATTGGACTGAGCGTGAGACGTTTGTTTTACTAGATGCTTGGGGTGACCGGTTTCTTCATCGTGGGAGGAAGAGTCTTCGGTCTGAGGAGTGGCAAGAAGTTGCAGAGAAGGTATcagaaatttcaaaaattgagaGGACAGATACTCAGTGTAGGAATCGGTTGGATACATTGAAGAAGAAGtacaaaaaagagaagatgagGATGGCTGAGACGGGTGATGCCatgagcaaatgggtttatTTTAAGAAGATGGATGTGTTGCTGTCATCACCCCCACAGCAAGCAGGCCTCTCCTGTGGTATGGATTCAGGGGAGTATGTATTTATGAATCCTAAAGTTTATTTGAATCGTGCAAATGGGTTGGATGAGATGAGAGATAGTCCTGGGAATTCAGAACCTACTGATCGTGAGGAGGATGATTCTGATGGACTTCCTCCCAAGAAAAGGAAGTTTGGAAGGGTCAATGATGAGGGGTCTTCCTTTAGATTGCTTGCTGATTCCATTCACAAGTTCAGTGAGATATATGAGAAGATTGAGACTAACAAAAGGCAGCAGCTGGTGGAGCTAGAGAAGATGAGAATGGATTTCCATAGGGAATTGGAGATGCAGAAGAGGCAGATCCTGGAGAGAGCGCAGACTGAAATAGCGAAAATTAGGCAAGGCGATGATGAGGAGAATGATATCTCTGCTGAAAACGCCAGTGGTTGA